The Geothrix sp. genome window below encodes:
- the sucC gene encoding ADP-forming succinate--CoA ligase subunit beta, which produces MNIHEYQAKELLRQYKVATPDGKVAQDAEEARMITKEFGGASVVKAQIHAGGRGKGGGVKFATDPDKAAELFKAMIGMQLVTKQTGAEGRKVRTVFLSKPVDIERELYLSFLVDRVTSRITILASTEGGVEIEEVAEKTPEKIVKVAVDPALGLNGFQARQVAFALGLEGNSFKQGVVFLQNLYKLFVEKDCSMVEINPLVITKQGDVTALDAKIGFDDNGLVRHPDVLAYRDLNEEAEEEVEASKYNLNFIKLDGSIGCMVNGAGLAMATMDIIKYCGSSPANFLDVGGSATEDAVKNAFRIILQDKAVKAVLVNIFGGIMRCDIVASGIVNAAKEIGIKVPVVVRLEGTNVEEGKKILAESGLNLIVATDLKDAAEKVVASVK; this is translated from the coding sequence ATGAATATCCACGAATACCAGGCCAAGGAACTGCTGCGGCAGTACAAGGTAGCCACCCCGGATGGGAAGGTGGCCCAGGATGCGGAAGAGGCCCGCATGATCACCAAGGAGTTCGGTGGGGCCAGCGTGGTCAAGGCGCAGATCCATGCCGGTGGTCGCGGCAAGGGTGGCGGTGTGAAGTTCGCCACGGATCCCGACAAGGCCGCCGAGCTGTTCAAGGCCATGATCGGCATGCAGCTGGTCACGAAGCAGACCGGTGCCGAAGGCCGCAAGGTCCGCACGGTCTTCCTTTCCAAGCCCGTGGACATCGAGCGGGAACTCTACCTGAGCTTCCTGGTGGATCGCGTCACCAGCCGGATCACCATCCTGGCCTCGACTGAAGGCGGTGTGGAGATCGAGGAAGTCGCCGAGAAGACTCCCGAGAAGATCGTCAAGGTGGCCGTGGATCCGGCCCTGGGTCTGAACGGCTTCCAGGCCCGCCAGGTGGCCTTCGCCCTGGGGCTCGAAGGCAACTCCTTCAAGCAGGGCGTGGTCTTCCTGCAGAACCTGTACAAGCTCTTCGTGGAGAAGGACTGCTCCATGGTGGAGATCAACCCGCTGGTGATCACCAAGCAGGGGGATGTCACGGCCCTGGACGCCAAGATCGGCTTCGACGACAACGGCCTGGTCCGCCACCCGGATGTGCTGGCCTACCGCGACCTCAATGAGGAAGCGGAGGAGGAAGTGGAAGCCAGCAAGTACAACCTCAACTTCATCAAGCTGGACGGCAGCATCGGCTGCATGGTGAACGGCGCCGGCCTCGCCATGGCCACCATGGACATCATCAAGTACTGCGGCAGCTCCCCGGCCAACTTCCTGGATGTGGGCGGCAGCGCCACCGAGGACGCGGTGAAGAACGCCTTCCGCATCATCCTGCAGGACAAGGCGGTGAAGGCCGTGCTGGTGAACATCTTCGGCGGCATCATGCGCTGCGACATCGTGGCCTCCGGCATCGTGAACGCCGCCAAGGAAATCGGCATCAAGGTGCCCGTGGTCGTCCGCCTGGAAGGAACCAATGTCGAGGAGGGCAAGAAGATCCTCGCGGAAAGCGGCCTGAACCTCATCGTCGCCACCGACCTGAAGGATGCCGCCGAGAAGGTGGTCGCCTCCGTCAAGTAG
- a CDS encoding HD domain-containing protein → MLTRDEAWQLLCEWTPSAKLRVHACAVELVMRDLAGRLGEDVERFGLAGLLHDADYDTWPEEHPTRIVAWLRERGEADLAHAISAHYTRWGVPYDHLLDKALLASDEITGFVMACALVRPTRTEGLEPKSVKKKLKDKAFAAGVDRFEVAEGLRMLIEAKGGTEEEHLARIIAVLHEHREELGLS, encoded by the coding sequence ATGCTCACCCGCGATGAAGCCTGGCAGCTGCTCTGCGAATGGACGCCCTCTGCCAAGCTGCGCGTCCACGCCTGCGCCGTGGAGCTGGTCATGCGCGACCTCGCGGGCCGGCTGGGCGAAGATGTGGAGCGTTTCGGCCTCGCGGGCCTGCTGCACGACGCGGACTACGACACCTGGCCCGAGGAGCACCCGACACGCATCGTGGCCTGGTTGCGGGAGCGCGGCGAGGCGGATCTGGCCCATGCCATCAGCGCCCACTACACCCGCTGGGGCGTACCTTACGACCATCTGCTGGACAAAGCCCTGCTGGCCTCCGACGAGATCACGGGCTTCGTCATGGCCTGCGCCCTTGTGCGGCCCACCCGCACCGAGGGCCTGGAGCCGAAGAGCGTGAAGAAGAAGCTGAAGGACAAGGCCTTCGCGGCGGGGGTCGATCGCTTCGAAGTGGCTGAGGGCCTCCGGATGCTCATCGAGGCCAAGGGCGGGACCGAGGAGGAGCACCTGGCCCGCATCATCGCCGTGTTGCACGAGCACCGCGAAGAACTCGGACTCAGCTAG
- a CDS encoding hotdog domain-containing protein yields the protein MLISREMVLDQDIGLNATLFGGDMMSRMDKVAGITASLMSRNRRFLTVKVSELVFHSPVRAGEIIEFYIGITRQGHTSLTLQLEVQVYEPVSDQRRDVTSGEFVMVAVNEALQPEPILWKPEMVQVAEAAHRARDGRANRA from the coding sequence ATGCTGATTTCACGAGAAATGGTCCTGGATCAGGACATCGGCCTCAATGCCACCCTCTTCGGCGGCGACATGATGTCCCGCATGGACAAGGTGGCCGGGATCACGGCCTCGCTCATGTCCCGGAACCGGCGGTTCCTCACGGTTAAGGTCTCGGAACTGGTCTTCCACAGCCCGGTGCGGGCCGGGGAGATCATCGAGTTCTACATCGGGATCACCCGGCAGGGACACACGAGCCTCACCCTCCAGCTCGAGGTCCAGGTCTATGAGCCGGTGTCGGATCAGCGCCGGGATGTCACCAGCGGCGAATTCGTGATGGTGGCCGTGAATGAGGCCCTGCAACCGGAGCCGATCCTGTGGAAGCCGGAGATGGTCCAGGTGGCGGAAGCTGCCCACCGGGCCCGGGACGGCCGGGCCAATCGCGCCTGA
- a CDS encoding PilT/PilU family type 4a pilus ATPase, which translates to MAQLDRLLSHVIAKGGSKLRLEADKRPSLELRRGGSVDLLPNPLPAVMVDVLAGDVVPPELKNAWATEGRAEFEYNLSGQAFLIRLTRYQEAAQITAEHLGPAAPAPTVKADLPAAALSMAPDVAPTAAPAAKPAQPMTPKSAPKPAPGGTGGTSRHALAERLFAALLECQGSDLHCTSREAPLVRVHGDMQELPGFQPLEPEALLELMEALATPDAWARFQSHRDADFAHAYDAGGCRLRVNYFHDRVGPGFVCRVIPNQIPDPDKLGLPDPVRRLCNLAKGLVLVTGPTGSGKSTTLAAILDLANQKRRDHILTIEDPIEFVHPRKGCLVNQREVGTHTDSFKSGLRAALREDPDIVMVGEMRDLETIAIALETAVTGHLVFGTLHTSSAIGTIDRIVDQFPADRQQQIRVMLADALKCVVSQILLKKIGGGRVAALETLFISPAIANLIREGKNFQIPSAMQTGRSYGQKLMNDSLIELIKDKKVEAMEAYLKCPDKESFIAACKRAGIPFDLRLGEVEA; encoded by the coding sequence ATGGCCCAACTGGACCGGCTGCTTTCCCATGTCATCGCCAAAGGCGGCTCGAAGCTGCGCCTCGAGGCGGACAAGCGGCCCTCCCTCGAACTGAGGCGCGGCGGGAGCGTGGACCTCCTCCCGAACCCCCTGCCCGCCGTGATGGTGGATGTGTTGGCCGGAGATGTGGTGCCTCCGGAGCTCAAGAACGCCTGGGCCACGGAGGGCCGCGCGGAATTCGAGTACAACCTCTCCGGCCAGGCCTTCCTGATCCGTCTGACCCGCTACCAGGAGGCGGCCCAGATCACGGCCGAACATCTCGGCCCGGCAGCCCCCGCCCCCACCGTCAAGGCCGACCTCCCTGCGGCCGCGCTGTCTATGGCCCCAGATGTGGCGCCGACGGCTGCACCAGCCGCTAAGCCAGCCCAGCCCATGACCCCGAAATCCGCCCCGAAACCTGCGCCCGGCGGAACCGGCGGCACCTCTCGACACGCCCTGGCCGAGCGGCTGTTCGCCGCGCTGCTGGAATGCCAGGGCTCCGACCTGCACTGCACCAGCCGCGAGGCCCCTCTGGTCCGGGTGCACGGCGACATGCAGGAACTGCCCGGCTTCCAGCCCCTGGAACCGGAGGCCCTCCTCGAGTTGATGGAGGCCCTGGCCACGCCGGACGCCTGGGCCCGGTTCCAGAGCCATCGCGACGCGGATTTCGCCCACGCCTACGACGCGGGCGGGTGCCGGCTGCGGGTGAACTACTTCCACGACCGGGTAGGCCCGGGTTTCGTCTGCCGCGTCATCCCCAACCAGATTCCCGATCCCGACAAGCTCGGCCTGCCCGATCCCGTCCGGCGCCTCTGCAACCTGGCCAAGGGCCTGGTGCTGGTGACGGGCCCCACAGGCAGCGGCAAATCCACGACCCTGGCGGCCATCCTCGACCTGGCCAACCAGAAGCGGAGAGACCACATCCTCACCATCGAGGATCCCATCGAGTTCGTGCATCCCCGCAAGGGCTGCCTGGTGAACCAGCGCGAAGTGGGCACGCACACCGACAGCTTCAAGAGCGGCCTGCGCGCCGCGCTCCGCGAGGATCCCGACATCGTGATGGTGGGCGAGATGCGCGACCTGGAAACCATCGCCATCGCCCTGGAGACCGCCGTCACCGGCCACCTGGTCTTCGGGACCCTGCACACCAGCAGCGCCATCGGCACCATCGATCGCATCGTGGACCAGTTTCCCGCGGATCGGCAGCAGCAGATTCGCGTGATGCTGGCGGATGCCCTGAAGTGCGTGGTCAGTCAGATCCTGCTCAAGAAGATCGGCGGGGGCCGCGTCGCGGCCCTGGAGACCCTCTTCATCAGCCCGGCCATCGCCAACCTCATCCGCGAAGGCAAGAACTTCCAGATCCCCAGCGCCATGCAGACTGGCCGCAGCTACGGTCAGAAGCTCATGAACGACTCCCTGATCGAGCTCATCAAGGACAAGAAGGTCGAGGCCATGGAGGCCTACCTCAAGTGCCCCGACAAGGAGAGCTTCATCGCCGCCTGCAAGCGGGCGGGGATCCCCTTCGACCTGAGGCTGGGGGAAGTCGAAGCTTAG
- a CDS encoding CapA family protein gives MPCPRRAGAALAAAGLVLLASACRSREKAGPSSPPPLRIRLVAVGDILMHQDVKAAAEAHPQGYPALWEDLLPLFQGADVAFGNLETPIAPSTGRPGIPFQFNAPATLPAALRTSGFTVLSTANNHAFDQGPRGVRETLERLRAEALVAVGSGEDRPRAEALHVVERQGLKVAFLGFTDLFNLDLNRRATEPWVRPLDLEPALAAVREARERADLVVVSVHWGNEYQRQPTKRQRELARKLVEAGCDLLLGHHPHVLQPAELLEVEGRKALVVYSLGNFISNQDRMYRADLFPVAGGDSRDGAALQAVFERRRQADGQERVVLAEAAFEPLWTENNWGAPGAKRAIRVIRVAAAEARTRAEVDRLSDPQEGPRALPDEPLRRKTLLEKQEYLRTLILRRRRIAETLGEAFVVR, from the coding sequence ATGCCCTGTCCGCGCCGGGCTGGAGCCGCCCTGGCGGCGGCTGGGCTGGTGCTCCTGGCCTCGGCCTGCCGATCCCGGGAGAAGGCCGGGCCCTCCTCTCCTCCGCCCCTGCGGATCCGCCTCGTGGCGGTGGGGGACATCCTCATGCACCAGGATGTGAAGGCGGCCGCCGAGGCCCACCCGCAGGGGTACCCGGCCCTGTGGGAGGATCTGCTGCCGCTGTTCCAGGGGGCCGATGTCGCCTTCGGCAACCTGGAGACGCCCATCGCGCCCAGCACGGGCCGGCCCGGGATACCGTTCCAGTTCAACGCCCCGGCCACCCTCCCTGCGGCCCTGCGGACGAGCGGGTTCACCGTCCTGTCCACGGCCAACAACCATGCCTTCGACCAGGGGCCGAGGGGCGTGCGCGAAACGCTGGAGCGCCTGCGGGCGGAGGCGCTCGTGGCGGTGGGAAGCGGCGAAGACCGGCCCCGGGCCGAGGCGCTGCATGTGGTCGAACGGCAGGGGTTGAAGGTGGCCTTCCTGGGTTTCACGGATCTCTTCAATCTGGACCTGAATCGCCGGGCCACCGAGCCCTGGGTGCGTCCGCTGGATCTGGAGCCGGCCCTGGCGGCCGTGCGGGAGGCCCGGGAAAGGGCCGACCTGGTGGTGGTGAGCGTCCACTGGGGGAACGAGTACCAGCGGCAGCCCACGAAGCGGCAGCGGGAGCTCGCCCGGAAGCTGGTGGAGGCGGGGTGCGATCTCCTGCTGGGTCACCATCCCCATGTGCTGCAGCCCGCGGAGCTGCTGGAGGTGGAAGGGCGGAAGGCCCTGGTGGTCTACTCTCTGGGCAACTTCATCAGCAACCAGGACCGCATGTACCGGGCGGACCTGTTCCCGGTGGCGGGGGGCGACAGCCGGGACGGGGCGGCCCTGCAGGCCGTCTTCGAGCGCCGGCGCCAGGCTGACGGCCAGGAGCGGGTGGTGCTGGCGGAAGCGGCCTTTGAGCCCTTGTGGACCGAGAACAACTGGGGGGCGCCCGGTGCGAAACGGGCGATCCGCGTCATCCGCGTCGCCGCCGCCGAGGCCCGGACCCGGGCGGAAGTGGACCGGCTTTCCGACCCCCAGGAAGGGCCCAGGGCCTTGCCCGATGAGCCCCTGCGCCGGAAGACCCTGCTCGAAAAACAGGAATATCTGCGGACGCTCATCCTCCGCCGACGGCGCATCGCCGAGACGCTGGGCGAGGCCTTCGTCGTCCGCTAG
- a CDS encoding PHP domain-containing protein yields the protein MIDLHCHTLHSDGTDTPERLALLADEARLTALCLTDHDTLGGIPAFLAMQPQVKVRLLVGTELSCRFLGRSLHVLGLLVDPADACFQARLGDLRGRRDDRNRRMIARLAELGCPITYEEVQAQAETPLLSRVHFAKALAARGFVRRAPEAFERLIGDDCPGFVPREELSPAEAARWIREAGGVPVVAHPGRFANGGFRWDEAMQDLQREGLEGLEGYYGEYRAAEQKYFVALAARLGMVVTGGSDYHGGNKPGLRLGSGRGGLKVPDDLLERLETQQKNGTYR from the coding sequence ATGATCGATCTGCACTGCCACACCCTCCACTCCGACGGCACGGACACGCCCGAGCGGCTGGCCCTGCTCGCGGACGAGGCGCGGTTGACCGCCCTGTGCCTGACCGACCACGACACCCTGGGTGGCATCCCGGCCTTCCTCGCCATGCAGCCGCAGGTGAAGGTCCGCTTGCTGGTCGGGACGGAACTGAGCTGCCGCTTCCTGGGCCGCTCCCTCCATGTGCTGGGCCTGCTCGTGGATCCCGCCGATGCCTGCTTCCAGGCCCGCCTTGGGGACCTGCGTGGACGCCGGGACGACCGGAACCGCCGCATGATCGCGCGCCTGGCGGAGCTGGGCTGCCCCATCACCTACGAGGAAGTCCAGGCCCAGGCCGAAACCCCCCTGCTCTCCCGCGTCCACTTCGCCAAGGCCCTCGCCGCGCGGGGCTTCGTGCGCCGGGCGCCGGAGGCCTTCGAGCGGCTCATCGGTGATGACTGCCCCGGCTTCGTCCCGCGCGAGGAACTGAGCCCGGCCGAGGCCGCCCGCTGGATCCGAGAAGCCGGGGGCGTGCCCGTGGTGGCCCACCCCGGCCGCTTCGCCAACGGGGGCTTCCGCTGGGACGAGGCCATGCAGGACCTCCAGCGCGAAGGCCTGGAGGGACTGGAGGGCTATTACGGCGAGTACCGGGCCGCCGAACAGAAATACTTCGTGGCGCTGGCTGCGCGCCTCGGCATGGTCGTCACCGGCGGCAGCGACTACCACGGCGGGAACAAGCCGGGTCTCCGGCTCGGCAGTGGGCGCGGTGGGCTCAAGGTGCCCGACGACCTGCTGGAGCGCCTGGAAACCCAGCAAAAAAATGGCACTTATCGCTGA
- the sucD gene encoding succinate--CoA ligase subunit alpha, with amino-acid sequence MAVLVGNHTKLIVQGITGREGLFHAKGCRDYGTKVVGGVTPGKGGTEIEGFPVFNTVQEAVAKTGANATMIFVPPVAAADAILEALDAGIELIVCITEGIPVLDMVKVKRVLPNYPKSRLIGPNCPGIISPGMAKIGIMPGRIHKQGHVGVVSRSGTLTYEAVGQLTALGIGQSTCIGIGGDPVSGTSHIDALELFNNDPDTHAVIMIGEIGGSAEEDAAAWVKANMKKPVVAFIAGQTAPPGRRMGHAGAIISGGKGTAAEKMKALTAAGITVVQSPADMGRALAERLK; translated from the coding sequence ATGGCCGTTCTCGTGGGCAACCACACCAAACTCATCGTCCAGGGCATCACGGGCCGCGAAGGCCTCTTCCACGCCAAGGGCTGCCGGGACTACGGCACCAAGGTCGTGGGCGGCGTGACCCCCGGCAAAGGCGGTACCGAGATCGAAGGTTTCCCCGTCTTCAACACCGTCCAGGAAGCCGTGGCCAAGACCGGCGCCAACGCCACCATGATCTTCGTGCCCCCCGTGGCCGCCGCGGATGCCATTCTCGAGGCCCTCGACGCGGGCATCGAGCTGATCGTCTGCATCACCGAGGGCATCCCCGTCCTCGACATGGTCAAGGTCAAGCGGGTGCTGCCCAACTACCCCAAGAGCCGCCTCATCGGTCCCAACTGCCCGGGCATCATCAGCCCCGGCATGGCCAAGATCGGCATCATGCCCGGCCGCATCCACAAGCAGGGGCATGTGGGCGTGGTCAGCCGCTCCGGCACCCTCACCTATGAGGCCGTGGGCCAGCTCACGGCGCTGGGCATTGGCCAGAGCACCTGCATCGGCATCGGCGGTGACCCCGTGAGCGGCACCAGCCACATCGACGCGCTGGAGCTGTTCAACAACGACCCCGACACTCACGCCGTCATCATGATCGGCGAGATCGGCGGCAGCGCCGAGGAAGATGCCGCCGCCTGGGTGAAGGCCAACATGAAGAAGCCCGTGGTGGCCTTCATCGCCGGCCAGACGGCCCCTCCGGGGCGCCGCATGGGCCACGCCGGTGCCATCATCTCCGGGGGCAAGGGCACCGCCGCCGAGAAGATGAAGGCCCTCACCGCTGCGGGCATCACCGTGGTGCAGAGCCCGGCCGACATGGGCCGCGCCCTGGCCGAGCGCCTGAAGTAG
- a CDS encoding response regulator, with the protein MSERILLVEDDPINIKFISTVLVKKGGYEVVVSEEVDEILRLARETDLKAVIMDVSLSRSSYEGRKVDGIFITQLLKQDAATRHIPVLLATAHAMFGDREKYLELTGAEGYIAKPIHDPASLIEAVKAVIGH; encoded by the coding sequence ATGTCCGAGCGCATCCTCCTCGTCGAGGACGACCCCATCAACATCAAGTTCATCTCAACCGTCCTTGTAAAAAAGGGGGGCTACGAAGTCGTCGTCTCCGAAGAAGTGGATGAGATCCTGCGCCTGGCCCGCGAGACGGATTTGAAGGCCGTCATCATGGATGTGAGCCTGTCCCGATCGAGCTACGAGGGCCGCAAGGTGGATGGCATCTTCATCACGCAGCTCCTCAAGCAGGACGCGGCCACGCGCCACATTCCCGTCCTGCTCGCCACGGCCCACGCCATGTTCGGGGACCGGGAGAAATACCTGGAGCTGACCGGCGCGGAAGGCTACATCGCCAAGCCGATCCATGATCCCGCATCACTCATCGAGGCGGTGAAGGCCGTCATCGGGCACTGA